One genomic region from Prionailurus bengalensis isolate Pbe53 chromosome C1, Fcat_Pben_1.1_paternal_pri, whole genome shotgun sequence encodes:
- the CD164L2 gene encoding CD164 sialomucin-like 2 protein isoform X1, with protein MAAPGPRALRAALCGGCCCLLLCAQLAVAGKGARGFGRGALLRMNIWPAVPGACKQFKLCEHCVEGHKAHNLSGCVWEQCQPEEPGHCVARAEVVKEGCSVYNRSESCPAAHHHPTYEPKTVTTGSPPVPEAHGPGFDGASFIGGVVLVLSLQAAAFFVLRFLKAKDSTYQTLI; from the exons aTGGCCGCGCCGGGACCCCGCGCCTTACGGGCCGCGCTCTGTGGCGGCTGCTGCTGCCTCCTCCTGTGTGCCCAGCTCGCTGTGGCTG GTAAAGGAGCTCGAGGCTTTGGGCGGGGAGCCCTGCTCCGCATGAACATCTGGCCAGCTGTCCCGGGGGCCTGCAAACAGTTCAAGCTCTGTGAGCATTGTGTGGAGGGGCACAAAGCACACAACCTCTCTGGCTGCGTGTGGGAGCAGTGTCAGCCAGAGGAGCCAG GACACTGTGTGGCCCGAGCTGAGGTGGTCAAGGAAGGTTGCTCTGTCTACAACCGCTCAGAGTCGTGTCCAG ctgcccaccaccaccccacctaTGAACCAAAGACAGTCACAACAG GGAGCCCCCCAGTCCCTGAAGCCCACGGCCCTGGCTTTGATGGGGCCAGCTTCATTGGGGGCGTCGTGCTCGTGCTGAGCCTGCAGGCAGCGGCCTTCTTCGTCTTGCGCTTCCTCAAGGCCAAGGACAGCACCTACCAGACACT AATCTGA
- the CD164L2 gene encoding CD164 sialomucin-like 2 protein isoform X2: MAAPGPRALRAALCGGCCCLLLCAQLAVAGKGARGFGRGALLRMNIWPAVPGACKQFKLCEHCVEGHKAHNLSGCVWEQCQPEEPGHCVARAEVVKEGCSVYNRSESCPAAHHHPTYEPKTVTTGSPPVPEAHGPGFDGASFIGGVVLVLSLQAAAFFVLRFLKAKDSTYQTL, from the exons aTGGCCGCGCCGGGACCCCGCGCCTTACGGGCCGCGCTCTGTGGCGGCTGCTGCTGCCTCCTCCTGTGTGCCCAGCTCGCTGTGGCTG GTAAAGGAGCTCGAGGCTTTGGGCGGGGAGCCCTGCTCCGCATGAACATCTGGCCAGCTGTCCCGGGGGCCTGCAAACAGTTCAAGCTCTGTGAGCATTGTGTGGAGGGGCACAAAGCACACAACCTCTCTGGCTGCGTGTGGGAGCAGTGTCAGCCAGAGGAGCCAG GACACTGTGTGGCCCGAGCTGAGGTGGTCAAGGAAGGTTGCTCTGTCTACAACCGCTCAGAGTCGTGTCCAG ctgcccaccaccaccccacctaTGAACCAAAGACAGTCACAACAG GGAGCCCCCCAGTCCCTGAAGCCCACGGCCCTGGCTTTGATGGGGCCAGCTTCATTGGGGGCGTCGTGCTCGTGCTGAGCCTGCAGGCAGCGGCCTTCTTCGTCTTGCGCTTCCTCAAGGCCAAGGACAGCACCTACCAGACACTGTGA